The Microbaculum marinisediminis genome includes the window GCCGGGCCCTTGAATCGCTAGATACCCGGATACCTTTTCGGGGGCGGCTCGGGGTATAGCTCAGCCTGGTAGAGCACCTGCTTTGGGAGCAGGGGGTCGCAAGTTCGAATCTTGCTGCCCCGACCAATCGACCCCCGATCACGAGCGGGCCGGAGCTTGGGAGTTCGAAACATGTCGGCGCGGATCTTCAAGCCTGCCAAGACGGCGATGCAATCCGGCAGGGCCAGGACCCAGGCGTGGGTGCTGCAGTTCGAGCAGGAGGTTCCCCGTTCGCTCGAGCCGCTGATGGGCTACACCAGCTCGGCCGACATGAAGCAGCAGCTGCGGCTGACCTTCCCGACAAAGGAAGCGGCCATCGAATACGCCGAGCGAAATCGGATTCCCTATACCGTATCCGAACCGCACGAACCCAAGCGCCGCAGCGTCGCCTATTCCGATAATTTCCGGTACAACCGGATCGGT containing:
- a CDS encoding ETC complex I subunit, yielding MSARIFKPAKTAMQSGRARTQAWVLQFEQEVPRSLEPLMGYTSSADMKQQLRLTFPTKEAAIEYAERNRIPYTVSEPHEPKRRSVAYSDNFRYNRIGQWTH